In Methanothermococcus thermolithotrophicus DSM 2095, one DNA window encodes the following:
- a CDS encoding iron ABC transporter permease codes for MNYRYVIILALLVSVVGLFITGVYFGGNAKSITIDDTTNFVIYQTKSTVDSIYYKITGKHIFPQTPLDESTKFKYIILKKYRLPPIVGAILVGLTLSTCGLMLQTLFRNLLSSPYTTGISSGVLFAVTLVIFIYSFAELFSTFKVDENIIAGWCGGLLSLIMLIIIALRVKEVNGVLIVALLMSYLFRGISAYLMANGTDFTIQEYYTFIIGNVARVNVNNIFQMVISTIVFIIGSIFLIKPLNALLFGETYAKSFGLNVKKIRILILLLASFIVGVIIPYVGLMAFVGIAAPYLARPIIRTSDHRWLLPATMLVGVVLMLMCHIISLKYWVPIFYLYNIDRPAQVLPIGSILDVLGGLLVIYLVYNGEKKIRIQ; via the coding sequence ATGAATTATAGATATGTTATAATTTTAGCTTTACTTGTTTCAGTGGTTGGATTATTTATTACTGGGGTGTATTTTGGTGGAAATGCCAAATCAATTACAATAGATGATACTACAAATTTTGTTATATATCAAACAAAAAGTACGGTGGATTCCATATATTATAAAATAACTGGGAAGCATATTTTTCCCCAAACTCCATTGGATGAAAGTACTAAATTTAAATATATCATATTAAAAAAATATCGTTTACCACCAATTGTTGGAGCAATTCTTGTGGGTTTAACGTTATCAACATGCGGTTTAATGTTGCAGACATTATTTAGAAATCTTTTATCATCCCCATATACGACAGGTATCTCAAGTGGAGTTTTATTTGCTGTTACACTTGTTATATTTATATATAGTTTTGCAGAACTATTTTCAACCTTTAAAGTAGATGAAAATATAATAGCAGGATGGTGTGGTGGATTATTATCACTAATCATGCTTATTATTATAGCCCTTAGGGTTAAAGAAGTAAATGGAGTTTTGATTGTTGCTCTGTTAATGAGTTACCTATTTAGGGGAATAAGTGCATATCTAATGGCAAATGGAACAGATTTTACAATTCAGGAGTATTATACGTTCATTATTGGAAATGTAGCGAGAGTTAATGTAAATAATATATTTCAGATGGTCATATCCACAATAGTATTTATAATTGGGAGTATTTTTTTAATAAAACCATTAAACGCCCTGTTATTTGGTGAAACCTACGCAAAAAGTTTTGGGTTAAATGTAAAAAAGATTAGAATATTGATACTATTATTGGCATCATTTATTGTAGGGGTTATAATTCCGTATGTTGGGTTAATGGCATTTGTGGGTATTGCAGCACCATATTTGGCAAGACCTATTATAAGAACCTCAGACCACAGGTGGCTACTGCCTGCAACTATGCTTGTTGGTGTGGTGTTGATGCTCATGTGTCATATTATTTCATTGAAATACTGGGTCCCCATCTTTTACCTGTATAATATAGACCGTCCAGCTCAGGTTTTACCAATAGGCTCCATCCTTGACGTACTAGGTGGATTACTGGTAATATATTTAGTATATAATGGTGAAAAAAAGATAAGAATACAATAA
- the cobN gene encoding cobaltochelatase subunit CobN, translating into MSKTITITTLMWASYCSILNKAWDELKKELSHLNVDLRLYSTKDMPDKLDDFLNDAKKSDIVFMYRTSTDDFYEDISANKFKNLIVTSQDPTYWNSKLSHKAYLYTVYGGVENFKNLIMYLIKETLNMALPLSPPKELPFQGIFYRGEIFENLDEFLNNADFNKKNTIGVLFSRHYLMNEDMGVINALISKLEKYFNIIPVFSYGAKNEDLNAIGGGECILKYFFKNEKPIIDTLINLLSFPLGTVVEKGSLKKLQGIDVLKKLNIPVFHPIVSYYKTYEEWKNDIQGLSADIGWTIALPEFEGVIEPILIGTVHKEGNLEKKMPIDDRIDKVVKRIKKWMELKNKPKKDRKVIFVLHNAACASVEATVGSAAHLDSFESLIRIMKKMNEEGYCIENIPKNGNELAKLILDKKAISEFRWTTVNEIIAKGGHLYLMDEEEYMEYFKTLPENVKKKVLDTWGDLNGKDIPASMIYKDSTGKNKIVITGLEFGNIYVCVQPKRGCAGARCDGNVCKILHDPECPPTHQYIATYKYFSEIADVIVHVGTHGTLEFLPGKNVGLSNECYPDICINDIPHLYIYNSDNPPEGTIAKRRSYAVLIDHMQTVMTDAMNEELETLDNYVNEYLKDMNTSRRHQLEHLIIEEVKKTNLLKIKEKIENISKEGDIGAKRRAAKLEESYSIHSNFKEIFDELRNTLEMIKNSKINDGMHIFGELPSGERKVEFINTILEFEYKRKLQDEIKNVLDGINIEDNELKEKIFDINERLEQSKEINALLNAIDVKYIEPGPSGLITRGRDDILPTGRNFYSLDPYKIPTKAAYRVGVLLAEKLIEKYINENGKYPENVASYWMASDIMWSDGEGMAQILHLLGVKPKWKHGTIVGVEVIPLEELGRPRIDVTIRVSGILRDNFPNCIEIVDEAITKVAKLDEPIEMNFVKKHVLEGLEKELSLREATYRIFSSKPGTYGNGVKYAIYSSAWENEEDLKDAFMLWNSYAYGKNVHGTFAKDAFESILKSVDLTFNKTVTDEYDLFGCCSYFGTHGGLTNAARVISKKDVKVYYEDTRNPNKVEIRTLKEEIERVSLSKLLNPKWIEGMKRHDYKGAGDIAKRVGRVFGWSATTKEVDNWVFDEIFNTHVKNEENRKFFKENNIYALEEISRRLLEAYQRGLWKTSEENLEELKRIYMEIEGDIEDTYGDVDIGDFQGGGIDIDLTWKDKLKENLAIK; encoded by the coding sequence ATGTCTAAAACCATAACTATAACTACCCTAATGTGGGCATCCTATTGCTCCATATTAAACAAAGCATGGGATGAATTAAAAAAAGAATTATCTCATTTAAATGTTGATTTAAGACTATATTCAACAAAAGATATGCCAGATAAATTGGACGATTTTTTAAATGACGCAAAAAAGTCGGATATTGTTTTTATGTATAGAACTTCCACTGATGATTTTTATGAAGATATTAGTGCCAATAAATTCAAAAATTTAATAGTAACAAGCCAAGATCCCACATATTGGAACTCAAAGCTATCTCACAAAGCATATCTATATACGGTTTACGGAGGAGTTGAAAATTTCAAAAATCTCATTATGTACCTTATAAAAGAAACCTTAAACATGGCCCTCCCCCTATCTCCACCAAAAGAACTACCCTTCCAAGGTATATTTTATAGGGGAGAAATCTTTGAGAATCTGGATGAATTTTTAAATAATGCAGACTTTAATAAAAAGAATACCATAGGGGTTTTATTTTCAAGACATTATCTTATGAATGAAGATATGGGCGTTATAAATGCCCTGATAAGTAAATTGGAAAAATACTTTAATATAATTCCTGTTTTTTCTTATGGGGCAAAAAATGAAGATTTAAATGCCATAGGAGGGGGAGAGTGTATCTTAAAATACTTCTTTAAGAATGAAAAACCAATAATAGATACATTAATAAATTTACTATCTTTTCCATTGGGAACGGTCGTTGAAAAAGGCAGTTTAAAGAAATTGCAAGGAATAGATGTCCTAAAAAAACTCAACATCCCTGTTTTCCATCCAATAGTGAGCTACTACAAAACCTACGAAGAATGGAAAAATGACATACAAGGATTATCTGCGGATATAGGGTGGACAATTGCCTTACCTGAATTTGAAGGGGTTATAGAACCAATTTTAATTGGAACCGTACATAAGGAGGGGAACTTGGAAAAGAAAATGCCAATAGATGATAGGATTGATAAAGTAGTTAAAAGAATAAAAAAATGGATGGAATTAAAAAACAAACCAAAAAAAGATAGAAAAGTCATATTTGTTTTGCATAATGCTGCATGTGCATCTGTTGAGGCAACGGTTGGAAGTGCTGCACATTTGGATTCATTTGAAAGTTTGATAAGAATAATGAAAAAGATGAACGAGGAAGGTTATTGTATTGAAAATATTCCCAAAAATGGAAACGAATTGGCAAAATTGATATTAGACAAAAAGGCAATCTCCGAATTTAGATGGACGACTGTAAATGAGATTATTGCAAAAGGAGGCCATCTATACCTAATGGATGAAGAAGAGTATATGGAATACTTCAAGACACTTCCAGAAAACGTTAAAAAGAAGGTTTTAGATACGTGGGGAGACTTAAATGGAAAAGATATCCCAGCATCTATGATTTATAAAGACAGTACTGGAAAAAACAAGATTGTCATAACTGGCTTAGAATTTGGAAATATATATGTCTGCGTTCAACCAAAGAGAGGTTGTGCGGGAGCAAGATGTGATGGAAACGTATGCAAAATTTTGCACGACCCAGAATGCCCACCAACACACCAATACATTGCCACATATAAGTATTTCAGTGAGATTGCTGATGTTATAGTTCATGTTGGAACCCACGGTACTTTGGAATTTTTGCCTGGGAAGAATGTTGGTTTATCAAATGAATGTTATCCAGATATCTGCATAAATGACATTCCTCACTTATACATTTACAACTCAGATAACCCACCAGAGGGAACTATTGCAAAGAGAAGAAGTTATGCAGTATTAATTGACCACATGCAAACGGTAATGACCGATGCAATGAATGAAGAACTTGAAACCCTAGATAATTATGTAAACGAATATCTAAAAGATATGAATACATCAAGAAGGCATCAGTTAGAGCATTTAATTATTGAAGAAGTAAAGAAAACCAACTTATTAAAAATTAAGGAGAAAATAGAAAATATTTCAAAAGAAGGTGATATCGGAGCAAAGCGGAGAGCTGCAAAACTCGAAGAGTCTTACTCAATTCATTCAAACTTTAAGGAAATCTTTGATGAATTGAGAAATACCTTGGAAATGATAAAGAATTCAAAGATAAATGATGGTATGCATATATTTGGGGAACTACCAAGCGGGGAAAGAAAAGTTGAATTTATAAATACCATTTTGGAGTTTGAATATAAAAGAAAGTTGCAAGATGAGATAAAAAACGTATTAGATGGAATAAATATTGAGGATAATGAATTAAAAGAAAAAATATTTGATATAAATGAAAGATTAGAACAATCTAAGGAAATAAATGCACTTTTAAATGCCATTGATGTAAAATATATAGAACCGGGACCATCTGGATTAATAACAAGAGGAAGGGATGATATTCTTCCAACTGGAAGGAACTTCTATTCTCTTGATCCGTATAAGATTCCAACAAAGGCAGCATATAGGGTCGGAGTTTTATTGGCTGAGAAGTTGATTGAAAAATATATCAACGAAAATGGTAAATATCCTGAAAACGTTGCTAGTTATTGGATGGCATCAGATATTATGTGGTCTGATGGAGAGGGGATGGCACAAATTCTTCATCTATTAGGGGTTAAACCAAAATGGAAACATGGGACGATTGTTGGTGTAGAAGTTATTCCATTGGAGGAGTTGGGAAGACCGAGAATTGATGTGACTATAAGGGTTAGTGGGATTTTGAGAGATAATTTCCCAAATTGTATAGAAATTGTTGATGAGGCAATAACAAAAGTGGCAAAGTTAGATGAACCAATAGAGATGAATTTTGTTAAAAAACATGTGTTAGAAGGTTTAGAGAAGGAGTTATCCCTCAGAGAAGCAACATATAGAATATTCAGTTCAAAACCAGGGACTTATGGGAATGGGGTTAAATATGCAATATATTCAAGTGCATGGGAAAATGAGGAAGATTTAAAGGATGCATTCATGCTTTGGAACTCATATGCTTATGGAAAAAATGTTCACGGAACATTTGCAAAGGATGCATTTGAAAGTATCTTAAAGAGTGTTGACTTGACATTTAACAAAACCGTTACTGATGAATATGATTTATTTGGATGCTGTAGTTATTTTGGAACGCATGGTGGATTAACAAATGCTGCAAGGGTCATTTCAAAAAAGGATGTTAAGGTCTATTATGAGGATACGAGAAATCCAAATAAAGTTGAGATAAGGACTTTAAAGGAGGAGATAGAGAGGGTTTCCTTATCAAAACTTTTAAATCCAAAGTGGATTGAAGGGATGAAAAGACATGATTATAAAGGGGCAGGAGATATAGCGAAGAGAGTTGGAAGAGTATTTGGATGGAGTGCCACAACAAAAGAGGTTGATAATTGGGTTTTTGATGAGATATTCAACACCCATGTGAAAAATGAGGAAAATAGGAAATTCTTTAAAGAAAACAACATCTATGCATTAGAAGAAATTAGTAGGAGATTGCTGGAGGCATATCAAAGAGGCCTTTGGAAAACAAGTGAAGAGAACCTTGAAGAATTAAAAAGAATTTATATGGAAATTGAAGGAGATATTGAGGACACCTACGGAGATGTTGATATTGGAGACTTCCAAGGCGGGGGCATTGATATTGATTTAACATGGAAAGATAAATTAAAGGAAAATTTGGCCATTAAATAA
- a CDS encoding ABC transporter ATP-binding protein, whose amino-acid sequence MLKTENLTVGYKNYIVVEDVNLHIKEREILCIIGPNGAGKSTLLKTIATYLKPKKGVVYLNGQNIHSLTPKKLAKEMAVVLTERVNPGNMTGYDIIAIGRHPYTDLFGRLTEKDKEIITHAAKSVNAEYLLNKNFFEMSDGERQKIMIARALAQKPNALILDEPTSFLDAKHKIELTLLLRKLATENNLAIIVTLHDIELALRIADKMALIKNHRVIAYGHPEDVMKKEIVNNLYDLDNANYNEIIGYFELKNANSGFGGYNRIFLVCGAGTGVDVLRFLTKNGYDVVVGILHKNDIDYIVAKTMELEIICEEPYEPISNEKFEKALHELRTSDVVIYTDFPVGQTNILNKKLVEHAINTNKKVIKYDGNIKSLKEMLE is encoded by the coding sequence ATGTTAAAAACTGAGAATTTAACTGTAGGATATAAAAATTATATTGTAGTTGAAGATGTGAATTTACATATAAAGGAAAGAGAAATACTGTGCATCATAGGTCCAAATGGTGCAGGTAAATCCACACTTCTAAAAACCATAGCAACATATTTAAAACCTAAAAAGGGGGTAGTTTATTTAAATGGTCAAAATATACATAGTTTAACGCCAAAAAAACTTGCAAAGGAAATGGCAGTGGTATTAACTGAGCGAGTAAATCCGGGAAATATGACTGGATATGATATTATCGCCATTGGACGGCACCCTTACACTGATTTATTTGGTAGATTAACCGAAAAGGATAAGGAAATAATCACACATGCCGCAAAATCTGTAAATGCCGAGTATCTATTAAATAAAAACTTTTTTGAAATGAGTGATGGGGAGAGACAGAAGATAATGATAGCAAGAGCTCTTGCTCAGAAACCTAACGCTCTCATACTGGATGAGCCAACGAGTTTTTTGGATGCAAAACATAAAATTGAACTGACTCTTTTACTGAGAAAACTTGCAACAGAAAATAATTTAGCAATAATTGTTACACTTCATGATATAGAGCTCGCTCTGAGGATAGCCGATAAAATGGCATTAATAAAAAACCACAGGGTAATAGCATACGGACATCCAGAGGATGTTATGAAAAAAGAAATCGTAAATAATCTTTATGATTTGGATAATGCAAATTACAACGAAATAATAGGTTATTTTGAACTAAAAAATGCAAATTCTGGATTTGGGGGTTATAATAGGATTTTTTTAGTTTGTGGTGCAGGGACAGGTGTTGATGTGTTAAGATTTCTTACTAAGAATGGATACGATGTGGTTGTAGGAATATTACATAAAAATGATATAGATTATATTGTGGCAAAAACCATGGAATTGGAGATAATATGCGAAGAGCCTTATGAACCCATATCAAATGAAAAATTTGAAAAGGCATTACATGAGCTCAGAACATCTGATGTAGTTATATATACGGATTTTCCAGTGGGGCAGACCAATATTTTAAATAAAAAACTTGTTGAACATGCGATTAATACGAATAAGAAGGTAATAAAATATGATGGAAATATTAAATCTTTAAAAGAGATGTTAGAATAA
- a CDS encoding PKD domain-containing protein, with translation MKYIILFLSFFVFLSGVCGENVSVELVPDNINAYVGDTFNLDLVVKNIPTDRKCGGFETTISYDSSILNLTNIALSDTSNTANLKEVDVSAGKIKLLWTSNEPYGNFTIATLSFNALKDGNDSVDLTQTSVSDVNGVKYYITLKNSNITINPLNQTLGTITLKDFELNKNIDAVLSITGAKTPIKNISGSISFKNITIENSPTLMDIFCNNFSYTIYNNNISFFIIPNEKDENKTIFNLLKIPVNVNDANYNISMDLTINGEQIKNITIKTEEKQENISEYKGLVFYVDSGYNEETNISIGYSKEIKLKVYNIDKNLTNFSGYIFINSSLFDVSDYGIPEYSAIYNRINTSNITLNNSHLYFNISLTNGTNGTFSILKFKLSSKINENISSIIYLENLSIYANDTKINLSIKNLTVNIVKRESNNPPKLKIVYKIVNNKEVHFYALGYDEDNDDLKYVWDFGDGKNSTDENPIHIYSNYSIYKIGCIVKDPLNGTDKVEGIISIKNINPVNYSISNDSFMLDKQNENKTIYLNITLKNPLIHNVDGYINFVDYGDNYRPLKTQYQVILKPNGTKNLIIPINVSKSCEIKWNVVYYPNIRSDTRDSIDFKFYQWDFEKKIEFKSKPQVVINNYTKIITLNNTKIILKVNKVETVKNYVINKTLTTTSQNSMPYYTFASLFGFIIGIILIRFKIK, from the coding sequence ATGAAATACATAATTTTATTTCTATCCTTTTTTGTTTTTTTATCGGGAGTATGTGGTGAAAATGTATCCGTAGAATTAGTTCCAGACAATATAAATGCGTATGTTGGAGATACATTCAACTTAGATTTAGTTGTAAAAAATATCCCTACTGATAGGAAATGTGGTGGATTTGAAACTACAATATCTTATGATTCAAGTATTTTGAATTTAACAAATATTGCGTTAAGTGATACGTCCAATACTGCAAATTTAAAAGAAGTGGATGTTTCAGCTGGAAAGATAAAATTATTATGGACGTCAAATGAACCCTATGGTAACTTTACAATAGCAACACTATCATTTAATGCGTTAAAGGATGGAAATGATTCAGTAGATTTAACTCAAACTTCCGTATCTGATGTAAATGGAGTAAAATATTATATAACTTTAAAAAACTCAAACATAACAATAAATCCATTAAACCAGACTTTAGGAACCATTACATTGAAAGATTTTGAACTGAATAAAAATATTGATGCAGTTTTATCTATAACTGGAGCAAAAACTCCTATAAAGAATATTTCAGGTAGCATTTCATTCAAGAATATAACAATAGAAAACAGTCCTACTCTGATGGATATATTTTGTAATAATTTCAGCTATACCATATATAATAACAATATTTCATTTTTTATTATTCCAAATGAAAAGGACGAAAATAAAACCATATTCAATCTTTTAAAAATACCTGTGAATGTCAATGATGCTAACTATAATATTTCAATGGACTTAACGATAAATGGGGAGCAAATCAAGAACATAACAATAAAAACGGAAGAAAAACAGGAAAATATCTCAGAGTATAAAGGGTTGGTATTCTATGTAGATTCTGGATATAATGAAGAAACAAATATCTCAATAGGTTATTCAAAAGAAATTAAATTAAAAGTATATAATATTGACAAAAATTTAACAAATTTTTCAGGATATATTTTCATAAATAGTTCCTTATTTGATGTTTCAGATTATGGAATTCCAGAATATTCTGCCATATATAATAGGATAAACACATCAAATATTACATTAAATAACAGCCACTTGTATTTCAATATTTCGCTAACAAACGGGACAAACGGGACATTTAGTATTTTAAAGTTTAAATTATCTTCAAAGATTAATGAGAATATATCTTCAATAATATATCTTGAAAATCTATCCATATACGCAAATGATACAAAAATAAACTTATCGATTAAAAATTTAACAGTGAATATTGTAAAAAGGGAATCCAACAACCCGCCAAAATTAAAAATAGTCTACAAAATAGTTAATAACAAAGAAGTCCATTTTTATGCCTTAGGCTATGACGAAGATAACGACGATTTAAAATATGTATGGGATTTTGGAGATGGGAAAAACTCAACAGACGAAAATCCAATTCATATATATTCAAATTATTCGATATATAAAATAGGATGTATTGTTAAGGACCCATTAAATGGAACAGATAAAGTGGAAGGGATTATATCTATTAAAAATATTAATCCAGTAAATTATTCAATTTCCAATGATTCATTCATGTTGGACAAACAAAATGAAAATAAAACCATTTATTTGAATATAACCTTAAAAAATCCATTAATTCATAATGTTGATGGATATATCAATTTTGTAGATTATGGCGATAATTATCGTCCACTAAAAACCCAGTATCAAGTTATATTAAAGCCAAATGGAACAAAAAATCTTATTATTCCAATAAATGTGTCAAAATCATGTGAAATTAAATGGAATGTCGTATATTATCCTAATATACGAAGTGATACAAGAGATAGCATAGACTTCAAATTCTATCAATGGGATTTTGAAAAAAAGATAGAATTCAAATCCAAACCCCAAGTGGTAATAAATAATTATACAAAAATCATAACCCTCAACAATACAAAGATAATATTAAAAGTAAATAAAGTTGAGACCGTTAAAAACTATGTTATAAACAAAACCCTAACAACTACAAGTCAAAACTCTATGCCATATTATACATTTGCTTCATTATTTGGATTTATCATAGGCATCATATTAATTAGATTTAAAATTAAATAA
- a CDS encoding ABC transporter substrate-binding protein: MKRVLILSILALISLIPVAMGAEIGDVNADNSIDIADVVYLFKNRNLNLEDGDLNCDNSIDIADVVYLFKNYDTFRRPVVFAETFSLEPHWDEGYCYIVDSKGYKFVLLKEGATAPNIPDAKVITTPVKNISTIFYCPIVSTADILNDSSCYDTIKGVPSSVLKYSPELTKRYNEGKVANIGSSSEINYDVVVNTSPDIVFLGDWSSHDAMEAKLNELGITVSRFYTYDEPTFLGRIEWVKYAAAFWGEDKYNKTKDYFQGAWKKKNELLRTTRNANDYPKVVNFWKWSDTSTPSVPQAQNFYSRLINDFRGDYAFNDIPGTGSEKLDTETFMERTVNADVIILRQCKDIKTKEDLLARYPTSGFENFNAYKNGRFYVSKPDYYVWEARDPLGYMEDYAKMVHPELFPNGDNDLKYYIKLQ, from the coding sequence ATGAAACGAGTATTAATACTCTCTATTTTGGCATTGATATCATTGATTCCCGTAGCTATGGGGGCAGAAATCGGGGATGTAAATGCAGACAACTCAATAGATATTGCCGATGTGGTATATCTGTTCAAAAATAGAAATCTCAACCTTGAAGATGGAGATTTGAACTGTGATAATTCAATAGATATTGCCGATGTGGTATATCTGTTCAAAAACTATGATACATTTAGACGTCCAGTTGTATTTGCTGAAACATTTAGTTTAGAGCCGCACTGGGATGAAGGATACTGTTATATAGTAGATTCAAAGGGATACAAATTTGTTTTATTAAAAGAAGGAGCAACAGCACCAAATATCCCTGATGCAAAGGTAATAACAACACCTGTAAAAAACATTAGTACCATATTTTACTGTCCAATTGTTTCAACAGCAGATATATTAAATGATTCCTCATGCTATGATACAATAAAAGGAGTTCCGAGCTCTGTTTTAAAATATTCGCCAGAACTTACAAAAAGATATAACGAAGGTAAAGTTGCAAATATTGGCTCATCATCTGAAATTAATTATGATGTAGTGGTTAATACAAGTCCAGATATTGTATTCTTAGGAGATTGGTCATCCCATGATGCAATGGAAGCTAAATTAAATGAACTAGGTATTACAGTATCAAGGTTCTACACATACGATGAACCAACATTTCTAGGAAGGATAGAGTGGGTGAAATATGCCGCGGCCTTCTGGGGGGAAGACAAGTACAACAAAACGAAAGATTACTTCCAAGGTGCATGGAAAAAGAAGAACGAGTTGTTAAGAACAACAAGAAATGCAAATGATTATCCAAAAGTTGTTAATTTCTGGAAGTGGAGTGATACAAGCACACCGAGTGTTCCACAGGCTCAGAATTTTTACAGTAGGTTGATAAATGACTTTAGAGGAGATTACGCATTTAACGACATACCTGGAACAGGTTCTGAAAAATTAGATACAGAAACTTTCATGGAAAGAACAGTAAATGCTGATGTGATTATATTGAGGCAGTGTAAAGATATAAAAACAAAAGAAGATTTATTGGCCAGATACCCAACCTCAGGCTTTGAAAACTTCAATGCATATAAAAATGGAAGATTCTATGTTTCAAAACCTGATTACTATGTATGGGAAGCAAGGGACCCACTAGGATATATGGAGGATTATGCTAAGATGGTTCATCCAGAGTTATTCCCTAATGGAGATAATGATTTAAAGTACTACATCAAACTTCAGTAA
- a CDS encoding iron ABC transporter permease, whose product MKVKRFLGLYILSLVLLVILSYFSIAEGTIPIKDEQLEKYLLEGTTGNVIMDQIIEKLRLPRVVGAIVVGLGIAVAGILMQGYFRNPLADPYLMGVASGASLGVVLYVFTSLLFKMGVPRSIYGFIISAYIGSLATMVAVINMARIVKQTATLLICGIMIGAIASGLTTLVVYTGDYMGEENSKLAEYLMWGMGSLNNLTWGQIKIMTIVIIPTVILTYIFFSKKLDANLLGEKYAISVGVDVKNLRKWLITLSCILTATVVSFTGPIAFVGLVCPIMARMISGTSKHIYVIPMTALLGSIYVLFADILTRPGVVIPQTSNNIPLLAPLSIIGAPIAIIVYLKVRKMGI is encoded by the coding sequence TTGAAAGTTAAAAGATTTTTGGGATTGTATATATTATCTTTAGTATTGTTGGTAATTTTATCTTATTTTAGTATTGCAGAAGGGACAATTCCAATAAAAGATGAACAGTTGGAAAAATATTTATTAGAAGGAACTACTGGAAATGTAATTATGGATCAAATTATAGAAAAATTAAGACTTCCAAGGGTTGTTGGAGCAATTGTTGTTGGATTAGGTATTGCCGTGGCAGGGATTTTAATGCAAGGGTATTTTAGAAATCCACTGGCAGACCCCTATTTAATGGGTGTGGCAAGTGGAGCATCTCTTGGCGTTGTTTTGTATGTTTTTACATCGTTATTGTTTAAAATGGGGGTTCCTCGTTCAATATATGGATTTATTATCTCTGCGTATATTGGCTCATTAGCCACCATGGTTGCTGTTATAAATATGGCAAGAATTGTAAAGCAAACTGCAACATTATTGATTTGCGGTATTATGATAGGAGCAATAGCATCTGGATTAACCACGCTTGTTGTATATACTGGGGATTATATGGGTGAAGAAAATTCCAAACTCGCAGAGTATTTAATGTGGGGGATGGGCTCACTTAACAATTTAACATGGGGCCAGATTAAGATTATGACGATTGTAATAATTCCAACAGTTATTTTAACTTACATATTTTTTTCAAAAAAACTTGATGCAAACCTTCTTGGAGAGAAATATGCCATAAGTGTTGGAGTAGATGTAAAAAATTTAAGAAAATGGCTGATAACATTATCCTGCATATTGACGGCAACTGTTGTATCATTTACAGGGCCTATTGCCTTTGTAGGGTTGGTATGTCCCATTATGGCAAGAATGATTTCTGGCACCTCAAAGCACATCTATGTAATACCTATGACGGCTTTATTGGGTTCTATATATGTGCTATTTGCAGATATACTAACAAGACCTGGAGTAGTAATACCACAGACATCCAACAATATTCCACTATTGGCTCCATTATCCATAATCGGAGCTCCGATTGCTATAATTGTATATCTAAAAGTTAGAAAAATGGGAATATAA